GCAGACGCGGTGCCGCGGATAGGAACCCGCCTCCAGAACCGTCACCGGGATGTTCCGTTCGCGCAGGGCAATGCCAAGCGACAATCCGGCAAGTCCGCCTCCGGCGATGGTGATTTCACGGTTCAAGCGCGGCAACCTAACACGCGCAGCGCACCGCGCCATGTGGAATGTTCTGCGATCATCCAGCGTTTTTCGGATAGATCCATCAGCCGTGGCAACTCGTTGGCGGAGAATCCGGCGTCGATGCTCACGTGCATGTCATGGCGGGTGACCCGGTTGATGAACGGGTGGGCGGCGTAGCCCAGCAGATGAGGGAGCCGTGCCCGCAGCGGCTCGCAGAAAATGAGGACACGGAAGCCCTCCGCCAGCCTGCCCAGATCCTGCAGCGCATCTCCCTCGAAGTGATGGAGGAAAAGGTTGGCGATCAGAATGCCGCCCTGCGGCGGGGTGGGGGACCGGAACAGGTCGACTTGATTCCAGACCACGTTTTCCGGCAGATCCGTTGGTGGCGGTGCCAGATCCAGCGCGGTGACCTTTGTTTCCGGGTGGAGCCGTGCCAGCGCCACCGTGAGATGCCCGTCCCCCGCACCCAGCTCCGTGATGCCCATGGCCGCGGCTTCGGGGAAACGCCGCGCGGTGGCCAGCACCCAGCGCTCGTTTCCCATGAAGAAATTGATGCGCCGCAGATCCCTCCGGCTGCGCAGCGCCTCCGGATCATCCGCGGGCAGGCGGTCGAGGATTTCAGGAATGACGACGCGGGCGGGCACGCGGGGAGTATGCCTGGAATGGGGCGGTGGTCGAGATCCGCGAAATGACAGCACTCTGGTTCGGGTGGGGTGTCCCATCATCCGTCACTTCCACCCGCCGAAGGGATTCCCTTTCTCCGTCAGCGGCATTTCCACGCGTGCGCCGCCGCGGACATGGGAAGCCATCACGGCGGAGATCATGGCAACGGTCATCGCGCCGGATGCGGCGGAGCAAAGCGGCTGTCGCTCCGCATCCCGCATGGAGGCGATGAGGTCCTCCGCCGCAGCGAGATGCCCGCCGACTTTCCGGCCCAGCTTTTCGATGGGCTCCGGCACGCCGATGCCCGCGGTGCTGATGGGCACCCAGGCCCGCGGTTCCTTCGACATCACCACGGGGTTCCCCTCCATGATGTGGGCCAGCGGCTCGATGTCGATCCGCAGGTCGATGATTCCCTTCGTGCCGATGAGCTGGAGGCCGAACGCGCCTTCCTTTGTCCCCGCGCTGGCGATGGAGTCGAAGAACACGGGTACGCCGGACTTCGTTTCGTAGCGGGCGTGCACTTCATTTCCGGCGGACGGACCACTGCCTTCCTTGCCCTCCACGACGTCCGCCTTCACCACCGGCTTCCCGTCCTTCAGCACGGTGGCGGTGCAGGACAACGGATCTCCCGTGAAATAGACCGCCAGGTCCAGCACGTGGGAACCCAGCACCCACAGGTCCAGCATGCCGCCGCGGTGGTCTTCCTTCCCCCGCGTGCGGATCTCCAGCAACCGGCCGATCCTGCCATCCTCCACCAATTTCTTCACCACCGGCAGGACGGGGTGGAAGCGGTTGCGGTGCGCCACGGCGATCTTCACTCCCTTCGCATCGGCCGCTTCCACGATCTTCTCCGCTTCCCGCAGGGTGGGGCAGAAAGGTTTCTCGATATAGATGCCCTTCGCCCCGGCGGCTATGGCGGCCATGGTCATGGCGTGGTGCTCCGCCATATGCCGCGGAGCCACGGAAACGATGTCCGGCTTCACCTCCGCCAGCATCTCCCGGTAGTCCTTGAAACCCTTCACCCCGGGGAGATTGGCCGCCGCCTTCTCCAGTCCGCCCGCGTCCGCCACGCCCACCATCTCCACGCCCGGCACCTCCAGCCACATCTTGTCCAGGCCGTGGCCGTAGTCACCCATCCCCGTATGGCCGATCACGGCGACGCGCAACTTTCCTCCGTTCTCCCGGCCCATCGCGGCCATGGCCGCCGCCGTCATGAACGAGGTCTGCAGGAAAGTCCGCCGGGTGGTGCCTGTGGAAATCATCATGACTTATCTAAACGCAGACGGTTCGCCATTCCATACGCAAAGATGCATGATCTGATTGTCTCGACACCCTGTCCGAACGCATGGCATACCCACGGGGCGGCGGCCACCTGTCCGCAGTCCCCATATTTTCTTCTAACAAATCCGGCGCACGCACGTTGGAGATACACCACCAGGCAACATGAAAGCATCCCCATTGAAAGCATACCTCTGGCGCTCCGCCGCCATCGCAGCAGCCCTCCAGACCGGACATCTGATGGCACAGGAAAACGGCGGCACCCCGGCCGCTCCGAAAGCCCCGCCATCCCTCAGCGCGGAGGAAAAGCAGGCGTCCCTGGAGATTCTGCCCCTGCCGGGCGAGATCCTCTCCGTGCTGAAGACCGCGAAGGCCGCCGACTGGGCCGCCTCCGCGGAAGCCGCCCGCAAGTCGTCCGAGCTGGCGGGCTCGAAGGACAGCCGCCTCGCCGCGATCGGCCTCGGCATCCGCGTGGCGGACGCCTTCCTCGCCATCCAGGCGGAGGACGGGAAATTGCTGGATGTGGCCTCCATCGATATCTTCCAGGCCGCCGCGAAGCTCGGTGCTTCCGAGGAAGTCCTCGCCCACGCCGCCGACATCAAGGCGAAGGCAGCCGCCGGAAAGTGGAAGGAACTGACCGGGCCGCTGGACTTGACCTACCAGGACGCCCTCAAGACCATGGAGGAGCTGGGTGACACGGACTCCGCCTCAGTGGCGCTCATCGCCGGCTGGACCCGCGGCGTGGAGATCTTCGCCGGCCAGCTTTCGAAATCCTACTCGCCCGAGGGTGGAAAGGCGCTCCGCCAGGTCTCCCTGCTGGAGACGCTGGAAGCGAAGTTCAACGCGCTGCCCCAGGCGACGCGTGACACCCCGGAGATCGCCTCGCTGGGCAAAGGTCTCGCCGCTCTGAAGCCTCTCGTCTCCGTGGCGGAGGACGCCACGGTCTCCGAGGAAGCGACGAAGAAAATCGCCGAGATCGCCAAGGGCGCGCTGCCGGACAAGTGAACCATCCCCGCACACCGAACCACTTTCCAACCGACTCCATGAAAACTTTCCGAAACAACTCTCTCCGCTCCCTGTTCACCGGCCTGCTCATGGCCGCGCTGCTCTGGATCCCCGGCACGGCGGATGCCTCCGTGAACGGCGCGAAGATCCGTGCCGCGCAGATGTTCCAGACGCTGGCGGGCCAATATTCGCTCAACGTCCGCCCGGCCTACACCTACGGCCTTCTGAAGCGCGGCCAGTCCATCGTCATCCGCACCACGCTCCACGCGGGGAACAACTACATCCTGGCCGCCGGTGGCTGCGAGGACGCCTATGATGTGGACATCGCCGTGTTCGATGGCAACGGCAACCTCGTCGCCAACGACTCCGACCTCCAGCCGGTCGCCGTTGCCCGCGTGACCCCCATCTACACCGGAACCTTCTTCGTGAAGATCACCATGTCGAACAGCACCTTTAACGGCGCCCACTACGTGCTGCAATACGCGTGGTATTGATGAACCTCATCTGAACCGTGGAAGGGAGGGCGGAAGTCCTCCCTTTTTCCTTCCATGTCCGCGCCCTCCGCCATCACCGCGCTCGCCACCTCCGCCTCGTTCGAGGATCCGGTGCTGCAGTCGGTCTACCGCTGTCTGACGTGGTTGGCGGCGGGGGATACGGAGGCGCTGGAGGCGTTCTGCCGCTACACGGAGGAGCGCATCGGGATGTTCCTGCCTGCTGCCCGTGCGGCACTCGTTTCGGAGGTGATGCTGCGCCGCGCGGAAGTCCCCTCCACCGTGGAACCGCCCGCCGCCACGGAACACCAGATCTATCTCACCATCAACCTGGTGGAAGCCGCCGCCACGCTGCCGCCGTCTTTGGCCGCGCCGCTGGCGGAAAAGATCGCCTCGCTGGGCTGGACCAGGCCATGGCTGGAAAAAGCCGCGGCGTTCATCGGCGGATCCTCCGTGGGACAGGACGGCATCCTTTCCTTTTCCAGCTCTCCCGCACCGACGGGCCACCTCGCGCTGCGCGGCTTGCCCGGTGGAAAGCTCCGCGCCATGGAAAGCGGCGGCCATTGGTTCGTCCGGCACGATTGCCCGGAGCCTCTCGTTTTCTCCGGCCTGCGCTGGCCCGCTCGGCACAGCCAGTGGCTGAAGGAAGCGGACCACATCCTCATCGGCGGAGAGGAACGGCTGGACCTGTCCACCGTGTCCGCCCTCGCGGCGGCGACCGCTTTTCCCGACCTCCATGTCCTGCCGGATGCGGATGGGCTGGCGGTTTCCTCCACTGCGGAGGGCACCTTGGCGCGGCTGTCGTGGGAAAATGGATGGTTCCTCACTCCGTATGCCGCCATCCTTTTGAACGGCCGCCGGATCACGGAGCCGGTTCCCATCCTGCCCGCGGACCAGCTCGCCATCGGCGGGCGGAAACTTCCCGCCGCGAGGCTCATCCGCTGTGCCAGCTACGGCGTACGTGGTAGTTGGTCGTTGCGCCTGGACCACGCCACCCTGCGCTTTCCGGACGGACAGTCCGGGCTGGATGACATCACGCTGGCCCTGGAATCCGGGGACATGGTCGCCGTCATGGGTCCCAGCGGCTGCGGCAAGTCCACGCTGATGAGCGTGCTGTCGGGAGGGCTGTCCCTCACCTCGGGCAAGGTCACCATTTCACCGCCGGCCAGCCGTCCGTCCTTTGCGCTGGTGCCGCAGGACGACGTGCTTTTTGCGGAACTCACCGTTACGGAGAACCTCCGCTACGCCGCCGCCCTCCGCACGACGGAGGCCGCGCCCGATATTTCCGGAACCCTCGCCGCCGTCGGACTGGAGGCGAAGGGTGCGCTCCGTGTGGGCAGTGTGACGGAAAAGGTGCTCAGTGGCGGCGAGCGGAAGCGGCTCAACATCGGCCTGGAACTCATCGGCCGTCCGGATGCCCTGTTGCTGGATGAACCCACCTCCGGCCTCTCCAGCGCGGATGCGGAAGGGGTCATGAAAATCCTCCGCGCACGGGCGGATGCGGGCGTGCTGGTCATGGCCGTGATCCACCAGCCATCACCTGAGGTCTTCGCCAGGTTTGACAAAGTCATCGTGCTGGATGTCGGCGGGCGGCTCGCGTTTTTCGGTACTCCGGAGGCGACGCGGGACTACTTCGGCATCCATGCGGCGGGAGCGGTGCGCCAGAACTGGGGGCCTGACGCCATCCTCGATTCGCTGGTCGGCAGGCGGACCACGCTCGACGGGGGGGCGCAACGGCGGAATTTCGATCCCGCGTTCTGGAAGCTGCGCTACGCCGGTGCCCGCCATGCCTATGAGCCACCGCTCATCCGCCGGGAGCAAGCTCCCGCGGCACCGCAGGGGGGCACCGCCGGAAAGCCATGGCTCGTCCTCAAGGCCTTCACCCTGTTGCGGCGGGAGTCACTGAGGCGTGTGCGCGGCTGGCGTTCCGTCGCCGCGTCCTGCGTCATCGCCGTGCTGCTCGCCGCCATCGTCGCCTGGGTCTGCCGCATCATCACGGGGGAGGGGGGATACTCCTTCACCGCGAACCGGCATCTGCCCGCGTTCTGTTTCCTGAATGTCATCCTCGTCCAGTTCCTCGCACTTTCCTCCTCCGTGCAGGAGGTGGTGAAAGACCGCGCCCACCGGCTGCGCGAGCGGCTGCTGAGGATACCGGGCAGATACTGGCTGCTGGCGAAGCTCCCCGGGCTGGCCTTCCAGAGCGCCCTCCAGGCCGCGCTGGTGGTGTGGACCGGCGCATGGATCATCGGCCTGCCGTATGGAAAAATGGAGCTGTGGCTGGCCCTCACGCTCGCCGGGTGGACCAGCGTGGCGCTCGGCCTGTTCGTCTCCGCGCTCCCGGGCATCTCGGAACGCGTGGCGCTGGCCGCCGTTCCGCTCATGCTGGTGCCGCAGATGATCCTCTGCGGAGCCGCGCCCTTCGATTTCAAGGATCTCTCCCACCTCCACTGGCCCAACCAGCGCCCCGTCATCCGGGAAGACGAGCCCGCGCCTCCGCCCTGGCCCGCACAGGCCATGCCGTCCCGCTGGGCCTACCAGGCCGCCATCTGCGGATTGCGCGACCATCCCTCCATCATCCCGAACGAGGATCTGAAGCCGCTTTTCAAAACCTACAACTTCGCCCGCTCCCTGGTGAATGTCTGGAAAACCGATCCCGCCGCTTTCCTCGACCGGTTGGAGGAAAAGACAGGCCGCCGCCTGACCGAAGCAGAGGTCCGGACGGACATCACCCGCCTCGTTCTCAACGACAAGCGGTCCGCGAAGGAAGTGGCGGACACCTTCGGCCATCTGGTGCCGGATACGTTCTTCCTCAAGCCCATCCGCAACGAATTTTTCCTCGAATACGCCGCCTCGACCTTTCCGCCGGTCACCATCCTTTACGGAAAGAAATTTGAGCCTGCCGTGGATGCCCGCTGGAAAATGGGCCTTCTGGGCGTGATCCTGCTTCACGCCGCGTTCCTGGTCATCGAGATATCCCCGCGGATGTTCTTCTCGTTCATCCGCCGCAGAAAGCCATGAAACCCACCGCCGCACCCTACCGCACCGACTGGCACTGGGGACCCGTCCGCTTTGACGGACTCTTCGGCCTGCGCGGCACCTTCCTCTGCTTCCACCGCCACCCCGCGGCGGACGATCCGTCCGTCACCGTGGACCCGGCGAAGCCCATCCTGCCGCTGGAGCCGGAGGATGCGGAAAGCCTGCCGGAGTTTGTGGTGAGGAATTGAAGCGGGGGCAGTAAGGAGGGAGGACACTCCTGTCCTCCGGCGGCATTGGCAAATCACAAGAGACTTACCGCAAAGTCGCTAAGAGCGTAAAGAACACAGAGAGAAATGTTTCCCTTCAAGACTTCGCCGGATTCGTTTGATCCTTAGTCGGCTTTCTTTTCTTCCCTGAAAGCTGAAAACTTCTCCTTCTTATCTCGCCAATGCCGCCGGAGGACAGGAGTGTCCTCCCTCCTCACTGGCGCTCCGCGTCTTCAAGCACCCGCCCCCTCTCCCATGCACCCCGAACTCTCCGCCCTCCTCCGCCGCCGTCTTGCCGTGATCTCCGACCACGCGTGGCGCGACCGTGACTCCGCCGGACACCTGGAGGCCCTCAAGGACGTTTCGGAAAGGATCTCCGCCTGGACGCTGGGGAACCGCTCCCAGCTCGATCCGCAGCTCCGCCACTACCTCGCGAACTGCAGCTTTGACAAGGCGTTGGCGCACATCGGAGGGGTGTGACGAAGATCCGTGCGGAACCCGGAAAAATTCTTTTCCAAAATCCGGGCCGCTTGATACGTATCACCCCACAACATGAAACTTTTCGCGAATTTCCTCGTGGTCGGCGGTGCAGGTGTCTTCGGCTATTTCGCCGAGCCTTCCCTGCGCCTCGAACTCACCGGCCTTTCGCCCACGGCGCCTCCCCCTCCACAGCAGCCCGGCAACCAGGAGGAAGTGTATCTTTCCAGGGTGGATCCACGGGTCTATGCCCCGGAGCAGCTTCCGAAGGAAGTGACCCTGAAAAAGGAGGCCGAGCTGACCGATTCCTCCTCCGGCCTGAAAATACCCGTGCCCACCGGCACCAAGCTGAAACTCCTCCGCTTGGGGGAGGGGACGCTCATCGTCGGCACCGGTTCCCCGAACATCGAGGGTGAGGTGGAGGTCCAGAACACGGACGTCCGGGAGCAGTTGATCGGTGTGGCTCCGGTGGCACCGTCCCCGGTCGCCGCCCAGGGCCAGACGATGGACGGGCAGCCCGCCGAAGGACAGCCCGCCGCCCCGCAGGACGGCATGGCGAAGAATGATCCCGCCACGACCATGGGAGGCAGCACGCCGGACAGTGGCGAAACCGCCCAGAATGGTGGAGCGATGAATGACGCGCCGACGGACGGTGCCAACCCGGCGCTGAAGCCAGGGGACGCCCCTGCCGAGCCTGCCGGTGAATTCGCCTCCATGGCCGCGGACGAGATCGTCCAGACGATGCAGGACAGCCTGAAAGGCTCCACCATCAAGGACATCAAGTTCGACCAGGTCAGCGAATGGGCCGGCGGTGAACCGGAGGAAGTTGACGGCAAGAAGTTCAACACCGGCACCATCAGCTACAAGGCGCAGACCATCCTCGGACTGAAGTCGCGGAAAGCGAAGGCCTACATCGTGGGTGGCAAGGTCGTCCGTTGGGTCAACCCGACGAGCGGCACGGAGATCCAGTGATGGCCGGGCTGTCGGATTGGCTCGGTGGCAAGCGCCATGTGCTGGCCAGGCCGTTGAAGCGGGCCGCTATCGTCGGGCTGCTCGCCGTCCTGGGCCTTGCCGGACATTCGGTTTACTCGCTCAATCAGGTTTTCCAAGTGGTCGTGCCGATCAATGACCGGCTGGAGGCAATCTCGGCCAAAAGTACGACGTCGTCGTCGAGGTGGCCGTTCGGTGGCTACTGGTCATCGACCTACCGCTTTCCGGAGGAACGGATGAACCGTGAGAGCCACGGCATCATCCGGGATACCCTGCAGGCGGATGGATGGAAACTTCTGGAGGAATCCACCGCCATCCTGCCGGACAATCTCATGGGAGGTTACCTCATCCGGGCGGAAAAATCGGGCTACACCTACGTGGCCCACCTGCCGAAATCCGGTGCCGACCTCCGCGTCGAGGTGGCGAAATCCGGAGAGCCACAGGTTTCCCGGCCTGCGGAGGAGATGGAAATCACAGGTCGTTGAGATTTTCCGGGCCGGACGCACGTAGTCTGGCTATCCTCGCCGCGCCCCTGGCCGCCGGGGCCACGAATTTTCACGATCCCGCATGATTTTCCGTTCCGGAGCTTTCCTCGCCACCGCCGTTTCCCTGACCACTGCGCACGCCGCCGGGACGGACTGGCAGACGGTGCGTCCCATCATGGAGAAATACTGCATCGAGTGCCATGGCGGGAAGCGGACGAGGGGTGGTGTGGACCTGAAGCAGGTGCTGGATGATCCGCAGGTGGCGGGCAATTTCGAGCTGTGGGAAAAGGTCGCCCATGCCATGGCGAGCGGCGACATGCCCCCGGAGGATGATCCCCAGCTTGCCACGCCGGAAAAGGAGCTGATCACGAAGTGGTTGGATGGATCCCTCAAAGCTGCGGCGAAGGAAAATGCGGGCGACCCCGGCCACGTCACCGTCCGCCGCCTGACGAACGCGGAGTATGACAACACCATCCGCGCGCTGACCGGCATCGACTATGGTTTTGCGAAGGATTTCCTACCCGACGGCGGTGGTGGTGAGGGCTTTTCCAATGTGGGGGACGTGCTTTTCGTCAGCCCGCAGCAGATCGACAAATACCTGGCCGCCGCACGCAAGCTGACCGAGCACGCCGCCATCCTGCCGGGCCGCGGCGTCATGTTCCAGGACACCCGCGTCGGCCTGCGCGGTCCGCTCCAGTTGAAGGACCAGGCGGAGCGCGCGCTCTACATCTGGTACCAGAAAATGGCGGAGCCGCACATCCCGAAGGACGGGGAGGACATGCGGGAGGGCGACTACATGACCGCCTGCTGGAAGTTCAAGCACCGGGAGAAGACCGGCGCGGAATCGCTCGACCAGCTCGCGAAGGAAGCCGGGCTTTCCGCCGCGTTCCTCGCCAACTGGTGGGACATGCTCAACAGCGACAAGATCAAGTCGCGTTTCCTCGACCTGACACGCGTGGACTGGCGCGAACTGCCGGGCCCGGATGAGGCGAACCCTAAGGCGATCCCCGCAGCCGTCGCCGCGAAAATCTCCGCCATCGAGGCCCAGCGCCAGTCCTGGACCAACACGGACGGAGCCGCCGGCTGGGTGCGGACCCAGCGCCGCCAGCAGGACTCCGACGGTCTGCGCGCCTATGAGATGACCACCCCCACCAAGGCCGGTCAGCCGATCCATCTCGTGGTCGGTGATACCGGCGATGGCAGCCGCGGTGACATGGTCATCATCGAGAAGATCGCCATCAAGCGGAACGGCAAGTTCGAGAACTACGTCACCTGGCTGAAGCGCCGGATCGAGGGGAACAGCACGGAGCTGAAAAAGCTGGAGGCTGCACAGGACGCGGATCCCGCCCGCATCGCGGGACTGAAGAAAGCCGTGGATGACGGCGCGAAGGCGCTGGCCCTTTTCGGCAAGCATCCGCTCGGCAAGCCGGTGGAGGAAACCATGCTGGTGCTACAGGCTCCGGTGGTCGTCACCCTGCCCTTCGGGGAGGAGGCGGCCGTGACCGTCAAGGGACGGCTGGAAATGTCCGGTCCGGAGGTGGATTTCGCCACCGTCCAGTTCACCGCCACGGGAGCGAATCCACCCGATCCGACGAAGATCATCCCCGGCGCGCTGGTCATGTGGAAGCGGCAGACGGAAATCGCCCGCAGCACCATGGGCGACTTCGGCAGGATGAAGACCGTCTTTCCGGATGAATACGCCCGCCGTCTGGAGCAGGTGGCGCGGAACTACCGCTTCAAGGACGGAAAGAACGAGGGCGTCTATTACTTCAGCGATGCCCAGCTCAACGGCTTCATCAGCGAACAGGAGCAGGACCGCCTCCGCCGGATGCTGAAGGACTGGCGCATCCTCAGTCCACGGAACCCGGATGCGAAGCTCCAGAAGGAGTGGGACCAGTCGGTGCAGGGGCATCTCCACCACTTTGCGTCCAGGGCTTGGCGCAGGCCGCTGGCCGCGGAGGAGAAGGCCGGTCTGAACGCCATCTACGATGAGGCCCGTAGCCGCGAGCTGGACCGGGAATCCGCCGCCCGCGAGGTGCTGATGCGCGTCTTCATTTCCCCCGACTTCATCTTCCGCCTCGAAAAATCGGACCAGCCCGGCGTCCATCCGGTGGATGCCTGGGAACTGGCCTCCCGCCTGAGCTACTTCCTCTGGTCGTCCAGTCCGGACGACGCGCTGCGGAAGGCCGCTGCGGATGGATCCCTGCTGAAGCCGGAGGTGCTGGAGGCCCAGACGAAACGGATGCTCGCCGGAAAAAGCTCCGCCGCGCTGGCGGAGGAGTTCGCCGGACAGTGGCTCAAGTTCCACAATTTCAGCAAGCACTCCACGGTGGACGCCGGAAAGTTCCCCGAGTTCACGCCGGAACTGCGGGCGGACATGCACCGCGAAACGAAGGAGTTCTTCAGCCACCTCATCCGCAACGACCGCCCGGTGAAGGAGATCATCCTGGCCGACTACACCTTCCTCAACGAGCGGCTGGCGAAGCACTACGGCATCCCCGGCGTGACCGGCGGTGAGTTCCGGAAAGTGCCCGTTTCCTCCCACCACCGCGGCGGCATTCTGGGCATGGGCAGCGTGCTGGTGAAGACCTCCTTCCCCCAGCGCACCAGTCCGGTGCTGCGCGGTGACTGGCTGCTCCACGCCGTGCTGGGCATGCCGACCCCACCAGCGCCCGCCGATGTCCCGCCTTTCCCGGAACACTCCGACAAGCCGATGACCGTCCGCGAAAAGCTCGAGTCCCACCGGGCCGAGAAAGCCTGCGCCTCCTGCCATGACAAGATCGACCCGCTCGGCTTCGCGCTCGAGGGATTCGACGCCCTCGGCAGGTTCCGCGAAAAGGACGAGAACGGTCTGGCGATCGATGATACCGGCTCCCTCAAGGACGGGACCACCATGGATGGCATCGCGGGACTGCGCGACTACCTCGCCCTGCATGACCGGGAGTTCAACCAGGTGCTCGCCCGCAAGCTCATCGGCTACGCCCTTGGCCGCTCCGTCCTGCCGAGCGACAAGGTGCTCATCGAGGAGATCGCGTCATCGCTGAAATCTTCCGAAGGGAAATTCTCCACCGCGGTATTGGCCGTCGTCCGGAGTCCCCAGTTCCTCAACCGGAGGAATGAGTGATTCCTGCATGATCCACATAGCCAATGCCGCTGAAGGACAGGGATAGGAGCGAAGATGCCGGGCGTGAAAGAAATTGTCCCACTTGCGTTTGCCGGCCTTGAGCAGAGCCGCGGCATCCGGAAAGGCTTCGACAAAAGCCCATGCCGTGGGACTGGTCCAGTCGTCGAAGGCTTCAAGTGCCGTCGGGTAGTACTCCAGCAAAGCCTGTTGGAGTTGATTGATCAATGCGGTGCGCTCCCCGATGAGAGCGACCTCGTCACGGCATAGCAGCCGCAGTTCGGCAGCCAGCGGATCCTGCGGCCCGAGTTGTCGCCAGGTATGGGCATCGATGCGCAGGGCATCGGCCAAGGCCCAGGCATCAAGGCGGTCGGTCTTGTTGCCAGCGCTGGTCTTGCGCTCACGGTAGCGCTTGGCGCTCATCGGATGGACAGGATAAAGCGCGACACCACTGTCCAGCAACTGGTCCACGGCATGGCCGCAGGTGGTCTCCACGGCGACGCCGGGGGCGGGCCATTGGCGGACGGTCTCGGCCCACTGCCGCCAGCCGGCGGCGCTGTGGTCGAAACGGAAATCGGCGACGATCTTGCCGTCACGGTCGATGATGACGGCATCGTGGTGATCCTTCGCCCAATCGAAGCCGGCGAAGTGGCTGAGTGTTTGGTGGGCGTCCTGCATGGTTTGGGTCCGGTTTATCTTTTCGGGCATGCGCGGCGCTGGTCCTTTGCCGGGTCGAGCTGATACGGGAACTTCGTGAGCTGGTGTCCTCTCAGACCTCTTGGCATGGACCCGCGGACGGGCCGGTGTTCTTCGCTGGAGCCTCGCAGGCTGAGCGAACATGGACCGTGTCGCGTCCGGGGCGTTGCTGCCATCCGAGCTTATCCCGGGCGGCAAGGGGATGGCCACCGGGATTTTCGGCACGGCGGCCAAGTTATTCACAACCAGCGGCGGCGGAGGTGCCTTTGGAGGGCACTTCGCCGCCGGTTGATGAATAACTATGGGAAGGGTATCAGCGGATATAATGGCTCTGCCGCAATGTCCTTCCTCCCTGACCGGCTGCAACCGGTCCCCACAACAAAAGGCATTCCACTGCAGATCAGCACGTCTTCCGGGGCATGGAGAAGATGCATCTGCGTTATCTGGAGAAGGATTCCGGGCAGCCCGTCCGTCCATGTCGATTCGCTTCGATGGTGGTTCGATTTTCTCCTTTTTCATCAGATATGAAAGTCCAACAAAGTGAAACCAGTTCTGATGCCCTCCCCGGATCCTTGGCGGAATCAACGCTTCTCCCCACCGGATATGTGAAAGTTGTGGTTCTTTTTTTGGAATTCATTTGACATATCGGGTCGATTCAAACAAGGGGTTGGTCGCCTGACGAGGATATGTGAAATTATCACTTATCTTTGATAAGTGCACCTCCCCCCCCCGCCTCTTTTCCCCTCTCCCCCCAACTCCCCGGTTCATATCATTTCAGCATTCGCATGAAATCAAAACATCTGATTCCCTCCTTCCTGCTTTTCCTCGCGACATTTCCGCTGTCAGCCGGCACACTGAGCAACGGAGCGCTGAGCCTGACCGTCCGCGACGACAATGGCGCGATCGACGCCATTGTTTTCAACGGCGTGGATTACTTCAACCCCGGAACGCCCGTATCGGATTTCGGCCTCCAGTTGGGCACGGACACATCCACCTTCCGCTGCAATACGACCGGCGGCTCGGAACAGATTCCGGTATCCACCACGACCGCTGCGGG
This genomic stretch from Akkermansiaceae bacterium harbors:
- a CDS encoding Gfo/Idh/MocA family oxidoreductase; its protein translation is MMISTGTTRRTFLQTSFMTAAAMAAMGRENGGKLRVAVIGHTGMGDYGHGLDKMWLEVPGVEMVGVADAGGLEKAAANLPGVKGFKDYREMLAEVKPDIVSVAPRHMAEHHAMTMAAIAAGAKGIYIEKPFCPTLREAEKIVEAADAKGVKIAVAHRNRFHPVLPVVKKLVEDGRIGRLLEIRTRGKEDHRGGMLDLWVLGSHVLDLAVYFTGDPLSCTATVLKDGKPVVKADVVEGKEGSGPSAGNEVHARYETKSGVPVFFDSIASAGTKEGAFGLQLIGTKGIIDLRIDIEPLAHIMEGNPVVMSKEPRAWVPISTAGIGVPEPIEKLGRKVGGHLAAAEDLIASMRDAERQPLCSAASGAMTVAMISAVMASHVRGGARVEMPLTEKGNPFGGWK
- a CDS encoding ATP-binding cassette domain-containing protein codes for the protein MSAPSAITALATSASFEDPVLQSVYRCLTWLAAGDTEALEAFCRYTEERIGMFLPAARAALVSEVMLRRAEVPSTVEPPAATEHQIYLTINLVEAAATLPPSLAAPLAEKIASLGWTRPWLEKAAAFIGGSSVGQDGILSFSSSPAPTGHLALRGLPGGKLRAMESGGHWFVRHDCPEPLVFSGLRWPARHSQWLKEADHILIGGEERLDLSTVSALAAATAFPDLHVLPDADGLAVSSTAEGTLARLSWENGWFLTPYAAILLNGRRITEPVPILPADQLAIGGRKLPAARLIRCASYGVRGSWSLRLDHATLRFPDGQSGLDDITLALESGDMVAVMGPSGCGKSTLMSVLSGGLSLTSGKVTISPPASRPSFALVPQDDVLFAELTVTENLRYAAALRTTEAAPDISGTLAAVGLEAKGALRVGSVTEKVLSGGERKRLNIGLELIGRPDALLLDEPTSGLSSADAEGVMKILRARADAGVLVMAVIHQPSPEVFARFDKVIVLDVGGRLAFFGTPEATRDYFGIHAAGAVRQNWGPDAILDSLVGRRTTLDGGAQRRNFDPAFWKLRYAGARHAYEPPLIRREQAPAAPQGGTAGKPWLVLKAFTLLRRESLRRVRGWRSVAASCVIAVLLAAIVAWVCRIITGEGGYSFTANRHLPAFCFLNVILVQFLALSSSVQEVVKDRAHRLRERLLRIPGRYWLLAKLPGLAFQSALQAALVVWTGAWIIGLPYGKMELWLALTLAGWTSVALGLFVSALPGISERVALAAVPLMLVPQMILCGAAPFDFKDLSHLHWPNQRPVIREDEPAPPPWPAQAMPSRWAYQAAICGLRDHPSIIPNEDLKPLFKTYNFARSLVNVWKTDPAAFLDRLEEKTGRRLTEAEVRTDITRLVLNDKRSAKEVADTFGHLVPDTFFLKPIRNEFFLEYAASTFPPVTILYGKKFEPAVDARWKMGLLGVILLHAAFLVIEISPRMFFSFIRRRKP
- a CDS encoding class I SAM-dependent methyltransferase: MPARVVIPEILDRLPADDPEALRSRRDLRRINFFMGNERWVLATARRFPEAAAMGITELGAGDGHLTVALARLHPETKVTALDLAPPPTDLPENVVWNQVDLFRSPTPPQGGILIANLFLHHFEGDALQDLGRLAEGFRVLIFCEPLRARLPHLLGYAAHPFINRVTRHDMHVSIDAGFSANELPRLMDLSEKRWMIAEHSTWRGALRVLGCRA